TTTGTTTGATCATATCGTCCATCTTTACAAAGGTGTAGCCTTTGCTTTTCAGACTTTCCAGTACAATCGGGAGTGCCTCAATCGTATGGATGTCATCGAGCATATGCAGCAAAATGACACTGCCATTTTTCGTCTTGCTCATGACGCCATTTACAATATCTTGGGCACTGTTTTTCTTGTCCCAATCCAATGTGGTGACATCGTACAACGCAATGACCTTGTAACCCGTGGCCGCAATCACTTTGGCTGTATGATCGTCTACTACGCCAGTCGGCGGACGGAACAGCATGACGGGCTGCTGTTGGATCGCTTCGGTAATGACCTGGTGTGCTTTGACCACGTCCTTCTGCAATTCTTCCGTTGTCAGCGTCGTTATGACCGGATGGTTATAAGAATGGTTTGCCACATCATGACCACCCTCCACCATCGCTCTCGCCAAATTCGGATTGTTCTCCACCCCTTTTGCCCGCAAGAAGAACGTCGCTTTGACATCATGCTCTGCCAAAATATCTAATAGTTTCGTTACGGTTTTGTCGCTTCCCCAGTCATCAAAGGTTAGCGCGATCTGTTTTTTATTTGTGTCGACTTGATAGACGAGCTCGTACTTGGCATTTTCGAATTGCGGATTCAGTTTTGCTGCGTCAAAGCCCGGTATTTGTTCCAGCGGCTTGCGTTCCCCGCCGTTTTTCACCATTTCACTGAGCGGGACAAACTGGTAGCCAATATCCGTTGCTGCCTTGGCGATCAACGGGATGGACGGAATCACCTCAGGATTTATGTCTGTATTGAGTGAGATAATGCTGCCTCTGGACATGTAGCGAGCTATGTAATCTCCGATGGTTTTGGCGTCTTTCTGCAAATCACGGTCCTTCGGGTTGATGTTGTAGCTAACGACCGCTTCCATCCCAAGATGGGCGGCTGCCATACGAACGTCATCCGTCACATCTCCAGATTTGGTTCTCACATAGCGAGGCGAAATACCCGTCTCGCGTTTGATTATCTCATTACTCAACTGAATCTCCCGATAAATCTGCTCGTAGCTGAGCTTGCTCATATCCAGTTGATTCAGTGTGTTGTTTTGGATTTCATGACCGCGGGTCAAAATGTCCTTTGCGATGTTTGGCTCCTCGGCAACCCGCATGCCCGGGAGAAAAAAGGTTGCTTTGATCTTATGAGTATCTAGCTGATCCAAAAGACTTTTCATCATCTTATCGTCGCCCATGCCGTTAAACGTCAGAGCTAGTTCCTTGCGCCCCGTGTATACATGAGACAGTGCCTTGCTTTTTTCACCCGTGTATCGAGTGATTTTCTGTTTCTTCTCTGTCTTCTGGCGCTCAGTGGATTCATCTTTGCTCGCAAACATCGAGCATCCGGAGACGAGCACGACTGTCAAGAGCAGTGCAATTCCTTTGCACAGTTTGGTGGAAATAATCATTTATGACTCCTTATCAACTGCCATAGCTAAAATTATACTCTGTTTAGCATTTTTGGTAGAGTAGATAATCTTTCCATTTTATAACAAAAAAAGGCGGATCTGCTCCGCCTCTTTTTCTTCCATTTCTGCTTACTCCTGAATACTCACCTTGCCCCCATCCGTAAGCAGCGTCTGTCCTTTTACCACGACTTTATCTCCGTTCGCTAGGCCGGATACTGCTTCAATCAGCTCGCTTGTCGAGTTACCCGTCGACACTTCTACTTGCTTGGCTGTTTCCCCTTCCAGCTTGAACACATATTGTCTGCCTTCACGATCAAATACTGCCTTGCGAGGAATGACCAGTGACTTCGCTCCTTCTGAGCCTTGCGGGAAGGTAACATTCACGACCATATCGGACTTCAATTCATTGGAAGGATTCGGGATCGTAATTTCTACTGGATAGGCCTTGAGCTGCGAATCCATGACCGGACTAATCGCCGTTACTTTTGCATCAATCGTTTTGCCTGTAGATTGCACGTTTACTTTGACGACTGTTCCTACCTTTACTTTCGTCACATCTGCTTCGGACAAATTCGCTTTGACCACAAGTGGATTCGTTTTGACGACGGTCACAATCGGTTGCTGGCCTGCCATCTGCCCTACTGCTCCGGTCACGCTTGCGACAAATCCGTCGATTGGGGAGACAACCGTTGCATTCGCCAATTGCTCACGAGCATTTTGCAGTCTGACCTCGGACTCCGTTACACTCGCTGCCGATACTTGCACACCTGTTTTTTGTTTTGCGCCTTGCAGCTTCTGCTTTGCATTGTCATAGGAAATCTGTGCTTTTGTGAGCGTTGTATTTGCCTCATCCATTTTCTCAGCAGCAATTGCTCCCTGAGCAAACAGCTGCTGATTACGTTGTTGATTCAGTTTTGCGTCTGCAAGCCCTCGTTCTGCTTCCGTCAAATCATTTTGTGCTTCCACCAAGCCTTGGTTAGAGGTGCTGCCTGCTTGGTTTAAGTTCGCTTTTGCCACACGGAGAGATGCTTCTTGTTCTCTTACACTGTTAGACAACTCATTCGTATCGAGTGTAAACAATAATTGTCCTTTTGTTACGGCCTGACCCAGCTTTACTGGGAGTGATGCAATTTTCCCGCCAGTTTTTGGTGACATTTGGACTTCCTCACTCGGTGCCAATTTTGCTGTCAGTCCAGACTCAGATGTGACCACACCTTGTGCCACTGTTGCAACCTGTACAGGGGTAACCGTTTCTGCTGGTTGGGCAGCAGTCGTCGTCGCATCCTCCTGGCTTGCGCAGCCTGTGATCAAAGTAAGGGAAAGTAGCGCCACAATCGCGATTCTTTTATTTATGATCATGAATGGTTCCTCCTCTTTTCTCATGCATTTGTCGATTCCAAAGTGGTAAGGCTTTTCTTTTCCTGCTTTTGCTTGCGTTTGTTACGTCTCTTTTGTCCCATCTCGTCAAACCATACGGTAACCACAGGTACGAGTATCAGTGTGATCATGGTGGAGAAGATCAGACCATACATGACAGTAGTAGCCATTGGCGCTTGCAGCTCTAAACCAGACCCAGCAGCAACCGAGAGCGGAGCAATAGCCATAATCGTCGTGAGGGTTGTCATCAAAATCGGGCGCAGACGAGCAGGTCCTGCATGTAAAATCGCTTCATGTAACTCCCAACCCTTTTCACGCAACTGATTGATCAAATCGATTAACACAATCGCATTGTTCACGACCAGACCGATCAGCAAAATGTACCCGATCAAAACAGATACGGTAATAGGCGTGCCTGTAAACAGAAGCCCCAATATGACCCCAGTAAGGCTCGGAGGAACCGAGAACATGATGATAAATGGACTGAAAAGGGATTCAAACTGAGCAGCCATGACCATGTACACAAGCACGACGGACAAGAGAATCGCAATACCCAGATTCACAAAAGAATTTCCCATATCCTCGCTTTGCCCACCCATTTCGATGGTGTATCCGTCCGGAACATTCAGCTTATTGATGATACTGGTAATTTCCGTCGAGGCCGCTTGCAGGTTATCCCCGATCAAATCGCTTGTGACCGTCACTTCACGCGTCATGTTTTTGCGCTCAATTGATGGTGGTACATCGACTTTGCTGATAGTCGCTACGGATGTGAGGCTGATTTGAGCGCCCGTCGGCGTGGAAATACGCAGGTTCTTCAAGTAATTGATATCTTCCTTATAGTCTTCTGGCAGCTTGAGATTGATATCAATTTCATCTTCGCCTGTACGATACTGGGTAACCGTTTGACCATGGAAAGAAGTTCGCACAGCAGAAAGGATTTCATTTGTTGTCAATCCGTACAAGCTCGCCTTCTCTGTATTGACCTTCACATCGAATTCCTGACTCATTTCCTGAACACTGGTAGATACGTTCATCGTTCCCGGTACCTTGGCTATTTCCCCTTTCACAATCTCGCTCAGTTCTGTTAAGACGTCCAGATCATCTCCGCGAATTTCAATCGAGATGGCTGCTCCGCCCCCCATACCACCGGAAAGGGATTTCACCTTGATATCTGCTCCTGCAATATGCTTGACTTGCTCTTGCAGGCCCACAGCTATTTCCTCTGTCGATCGCTGTCTCGTAGAAATCTCTCCTACATGCAGTTCGATCGTTGCGTTATGAGAAGTAGATGCACCGCTCTCTGAAATACCGTCGCCACCCCCGACCGAGGACTTGACCAATTTCTTTTCTGGCACCTGATTGACCACTTCTTCTACCTGCTTCATTACTTTTTCAGTTTCCGTCAAGATGGTACCCTTTGGCAGCTTGATCTCTACCTGGATTAATCCTTGGTCCATATCTGGGAAAAATCCTGCGCCGAGAGATGGAACTAGCAACAATGAGCCAATCAACATGGCAAAAGCAGATCCAATCACCGTTTTTCGATGACCCAATGCCCATTTGAGCACTCTTTGATAGCCTTTTTCTACTTTATGGAACCCGATATTAAACCAGATCAGTGGATTGAAGCCGCGATAGTTTTCGTGATTCGTATGCTCTGGTACTGTTTTTAACATGCGCGCACTCATCATCGGAACCAACAAGAAGGTGAAAACGAGTGCTGCGATGTGTGAGAAAACAACCGTCAATGCTAACGGTGCGAAAAGCTCAGCAACAATACCCTCTGTAAGCGCAATCGGTAAGAATACGCAAATTTGTGCCAATGCGGAAGCCATTACTGCCGTTCCTACTTCTTTGGAACCGATCAATGCCGCTTCCATCATGCTCTTGCCCTGCTCCCGTTGACGGAAAATGTTCTCCAGCATAACGACAGCAAAGTCTACTAATGATCCCAATCCGAGTGTGAGACCTGCTAGGGAAATCAGGTTGATTGTTTGACCTGTCATGTACATCAAGAGGAAGGTTGATATGATCGATACAGGCAAGACAATGACCGCAATGAGCATAGACGACAGGCTGCCCAAGAAGAAGAACAGCATAAGTACACCAATTGCACCACCTGCCAGAGCGTGTACCACCGTGTTGTCAACGGAGCTCTGAATGTATGTGGAGGTATCGAGAACGATACGTGTTTCTACATTTGCTGGAAGCGTGCTATTAATCTTCTCCAGCTCAGCCTTTACGTCTTTTGCGATTTTGATCGTATTGCCGCCGGTGCCTTTCATCACGGCAATTCCCAAGCTGGGTTTTCCATCAATGTAGCTCAAATTAGTCACTTCTTTGATGGTGTCTGTTACGTTGGCAATATCACTCAATCGGATGAAGCTCCCACCGACAGAGATCGGAGTGAGTGCAATGGTGTCCACATTGGTGAATTCACCTTGCACGCGAATACTGGTCTTTGCGTCACCTTCCCGTATCGCACCTGCTGATCCCGATACATTGCTGTTTTCTAATGCTGCCTTTATTTGATCCAAAGTCAGTCCGTAGGCGGCGAGTTTGGCTGGGTCCACGATGATGTCGACAATTCGCTCTTGCCCACCAGTGACAGTGACCGAAGCAACACCGTTAATTCGTTCCAAGCGAGTCTTAATTACATCATCCGCGATTTTTTTCAGTTTGTTGACATCTTGTTCTCCAGTTACAGCCAGATCAATGATCGGTTGGCTTGTCGGATCAAATTTCAACACCCTTGGTGAACCAGCTGATTCAGGCAAGCTCCCTCGGACCAAATCTACTTTATCTCGCATATTCAGTGTGGCTTGATCCATGTCTGTTCCCCACTTGAAATGGAGGATGACCGAGGAGGAGCCGTTCACAGAGGTTGATGTAACCTTGTCTAAATTCGGAACCGTACCTAATGCATTTTCGATCGGTTTGGTAACCAGCTTTTCTACCTCAGCTGGAGCCGCCCCCTCAACAGAGGTAACAACTACGGCGACCGGAGCATTTAACGACGGCATCAATTCAATAGCTAATCGAGGAAAGGTAACCAAACCAAAAATGAAGATGGCTACGGATATCATAATCATCGTGACCGGACGTTTAATGGATAGTTCGGATATATTCAAAATTTTCTCACCTCTTTGTTTGTAGGGAGCTCAGCATCTCAGCTCAGTATTTCTTTCTCCAAAATAAGCGCGCGCAAGGAATGCAGCGATGCAGGTGTGCTAGCACTCCCTTCTTGTCCCGTCCAATTCGCTGGCACACGCTCCGTCAATGCTGCCCACACAATTCTCCGATCCGATTTATCACGAAATCTGCGCACCAAGTTCATCTGTTCCAACCGATTGATTAAACCTGAGGTCGTACTATACGAAAGATCAATCGCCTTGCTGATTTCTCCCATTGTTTTCGGGCTTATCGCGATTTGCTCCAGAATGAGAACTTGTTGCCAGGTAATATCACTTGAATCCAATGCTTGCATGGAAAGCGTGGAAAACACGGTGCTCGTTTCCCGTAGAATCTTCGCTAACTGAAACAGTTCGTTCATAAAAGCCTCCTACCCATTCTCTATTTTTCGGACTATCGTTTGGGGTGTTCCCCTCCACAGATCAAATTGTACTTATACGATTCGTCCCCGAAGTCTATCGAGTAGTCAAATTGTGGAATTTGATTTTATCTATCCAGAGATAGAAGACCGTACACCCGGAGATAGACGACAGCGCATGCTAAAATGAAACTATAATGGTTACGTATTCCAAGAAAGGAGGTTGTCTTCTTGAACGCTTCAACTGCATCTATACGCTCCCGTTTCCTGCTCATTTGTTTTTTTGTATTGATCTCATTTTTTCTCATTCCAACTGCTTACATGCATGAACCCACCATTCCCTTTATCATCTCTCTGATCATCATCTTCTGCTTCCTGCTGGTGTTTCTCAGACCAAAAAAAAATTGGAGACCTTTTCAAAAAGACATCGCCATTATCGTTCTTGGTACCGTGTCATTTATAAAGGTTCTATATGTAGGGCAAGAGATCGGTCTATCCTTGCCATTAGTAGCTTTTATTGGATTTCACATTCTTGAACGCCGCGGATTGTACTATGCGATTTTTTTTGGCACATGCTCCTTTTCATACATGTTCTTTTATAAAGACTATATTTTTGAGGAGGTAATCGGTTATGTCGTGGCCTATATCGGATGGTATATAGGTGCACGAGGATTATCTCTTCAAAATCAAGCAAAGGAATCGAGTCAGCAGCATCTTAAACAATTGCAAGAGGCGCATGTTGAACTTCAGGAAGCTCATTCTGAACTTCAAGCAGCCTCTGTGAATACACTCCGTGCCGCTGTTCTGGAGGAGAGGACCAGAATCGCCCGTGATGTTCACGACGCCTTGGGACACAGTCTCACATCGTTAATCGTTCAATTGAATGCCTTGAAATACATGCTACAAGGCGGCCCCAGTGACGCACAGGAGGCTGTGCGAGACATGCTTTCGGTATCCAAGCAAAGCCTCGATGATATACGCTCGTCTGTACATACATTAGCCGCAGACAAATCCTCTCTGGGAATCACACCGCTGCGTATACTCTTATCACGAGCACAACAGCATACCGACATCAAAATGCAGTTGATCAGTCCCAATCCAGATATTCCGCTCTCACAGCAGATGACCATTACGCTTTACCGGATTCTCCAAGAAGCGATTACCAATTCCATTCGACATTCGGATGCAACAGAGATTTTCATCACGATTGAAAAAAAGCAAAACTTCCTATTCCTGGCTATTTGGGACAATGGGAATATTACGAATCATCATCAAATCAAACTGGGCTCTGGTTTAACAGGTATCGCAGAACAAACCAAGCAATTAAATGGAGACCTTTCCTATTCCATTCGAGAGCCCCACGGCTTTCAAATTGACATCAGCTTTCCGCTTTGATAAGCAAATAGCGATATATACGGAGGAATGCCAGCATGGTAAATCAAAACAAAAAAGAGACCATTCGTGTGGTCCTGGTCGATGACCAAACGATGATCCGTCAAGGATTGGGGTATGTCATAAAAATGCAGAAGGATATGGAAGTAAGCGGGGAGGCTTCTAATGGAGAAGAAGCCGTGAAGCTCGTAGGAGAAATCATTCCTGATGTAGTCTTAATGGATGTACAGATGCCGAACATGTCAGGAATCGATGCAACCCGAGAAATCACTCGCCTCCATCCTTCGATAAAAGTATTAATCCTCACAACCTTTGACACGTACGATTACATCGTAGACGGTATTCGAGCAGGTGCTGTCGGCTATATGCTAAAGGATTCCGATTCACAGGATATGTTGGACCTCATTCGCAGAGCCCATCAGGGAGAGGCACTTTTTTACACGGCTACTGCTGCCAAGGCTCTAGCGGAGGTTCTACAGTTTCAACAAAAGAATCACGAGTCTTCCTCTCATTTTGACTCTGATGCTGACTCTGTGCTTCCCCCTCTTGTCATGTTAGATCAGTTGACCGACCGAGAGCAGGACGTATTAGAGCAGCTATCCTACGGTAAACGGAACGATCAAATTGCGCAGCACTTGCTCATTGCCGAGGGAACCGTCAAGACGCATATCCATCGGATTTTGCAGAAAATGGGCGTAGAAGATCGTACACAAGCAGTTGCGAAGGCGATCCGGTATAAAATCGTGAAATAAGGAAGGAAACACAAAAAAACCCAAGCACCTAAGCCATGCTTGAGCGTTGATGCTGATTGAAATAGACGGCAGCTAGTCCATACTCCGTACCTATCCGATCTCCACTTCCAACAACGGCAATACTCTTCCGGGGAACACGGTAGACGCGATTTCTCCTACTCGCTTTGCTCCCCTCGACAAGTAAAACGGTTCTGCGTACGGGTCACTGTGGATGGTGATGACTGGGATATCCAGCTTTTGTGCCACCTCCACCATATGCTGCCACAGAGCCTTTCCGTAACCTTTTCCTACTGCCTCCGGTTCCATGAACAAAAAGCCTAATAGCCACTGCTCTTGCTCTGCATCCTTTTCCAGACTCATGAAGCCCTTGATGCTGCCCTCAGCCTCTAGCACATATACTTCGTGTTTCTCGATATAGACAGGTGATAGCGTCAGGTCGTCGCGACAGGCCTCCATGAATTCATCACTGTATCCCCAATAAGCTTTGGAGCGATAGGCTAGCTCGCTCAGTTCGCTTGCTTCATATCCTTTTGCTCTGCGGATGTTCATCTTGAGCCTCCCGTTTATACAATATTTGTAAACTACCTAGCGTTTACCTGATTCTTCACGTACAAAAAGAATCCTTCCCGCCCTCACGCACAAAAAAATGGTCATCGCAATGGACGACCATTTTTCCTCTCTTACTTTGCTTCCTTTTGACGATAGACTTCCTTCCCTTCAACCAAGGTCAGCACAACTTTCGCATCCTTGATTTGAGTGACCGGAATTTTAAACAAGTTTTTATCGAGCACGATGAGATCTGCCTTCTTGCCGACTTCGATCGAGCCTGTGATGTCATCCACGTGGTTGGCGTAAGCACCATCAATCGTGAAGCTGGCGATCATTTCCGCAAGTGTCGCACGCTCGTCTGGGTTGGCAATTTTGCTCGGATCGGTTACACCGTCCTCGATCCGCGTAATGCCTTGTTGAATGCCGTGCAGTGGATTGAATTCTGGCGTTACAATGTAGTCAGACGAAGAAGCTACATGCACCCCTTTATTCAGGAAGCTCTTCATCGGGTATTCTTTTTCTGCGCGTTCGCGACCCAAGTACGGTACTTCGATCTCATCGTAGTAGCCCTCTTCCTGCATAAACCAGAACGGCTGCACGATTCCGACTGCACCCAGCTTTTTGAAGCGCTCGATGTCTTTATCATTGACCAGTTGCAAGTGAACGAGCGAGTGGCGAGCATCGTGCTTGCCATTTTGTTTTTCAGCGAGCTCCATACCGTCCAGTGCAATACGGGTAGAAGCGTCCCCGATGGAATGGACGTGCAATTGGAAGCCTGCCTTGTCTACTGCGGCAGCTGTTTGATTGTAAACCTCTTGCTTCCAGATTAATTCTCCGTTTGTTTCTTTATGGACATATGGTTTTTCTAAGTAAGCTGTAGCACCTTCTACGACACCATCCAAGAAGATCTTAACGGCGTTGACTTGGAATAGCGGGTTTTGATTGCGCTCACGGATTTTTACGAATTCTGCGACCTGCTCAGGTCCTTTTTCCGGATTCGCTGTCAAAGCATTGCGGAAGCGGATGGTCAGCTTGTCCTCTTTCGCGAGCTCCTCGTATGCTTCCAGTACGTTCGGATAGCGCAGCATATCCGGGTCGCGCACGGTCGTTACACCGCGTTCAACCGCTTTTTCTTGGTAAGCTTCAATTCCGGACTTGTATTGTTGTACGGTGTATCCGCCGATTTTTGACAGTACCAGATCCATTGCGCTTTCACGCAACGTTCCAGATGGTTCTCCTGTTTTCGGATCGCGCTCGATAATGCCGCCCTCAGGATTTGGCGTGTCTTTCTTGATTCCGGCCAGCTTCATTGCCGCCGAGTTCACCCACAAAGAATGTCCATCATCCGAGGTCAGCGCGATTGGAGTCGTTGGAACGATCTTATCCAATACTTCCTTGCGCGGACCGATACCAGGCACTACCGGATTGCTCCAGCCGCGTCCTTGCAATGTTGGTTCGTTTGGACGCTCTTTTACGAATTTCTCGATGGTTGCAACGTATTCCTCGACAGAGCCTCCGTCAAACAAATCGATGGAGAAAATGAGTCCCGTCGTTTTGCTCGCATGCGTATGGCTGTCGATAAAGCCAGGCAGCACCATTTGGCCTTTCAGATCGATTACTTTCGTATCCTTGCCGATGTGTGCTTTTGCATATTCATCTGCGCCGACAAAGACGATTTCGTCACCGCGAATGGCCACGGCCTCTGCCCAGCTGTCCTTCGTGTCCACTGTGTAGACCGCGCCGTTGGTTAGCACGACATCTGCTGGCTGTTTTGTCTCTTGCGCTGCAAAAGCCGACATCGGGCTCATCAGCGCTGTGGCGAGCAATGCGCAGGTTAATTTTTTCCCAAACACGTTAAAATCCCACCTATCTATTTATCTAAGATGAAAAGAATGCCAAAACCGATTGTAGCATCGCAACTCTGAAAATTCCATGAAATCAGGTCGAAAATTAGTATTTTTCCCCGATTTATGCCGAAATCAGTCACATAATGACCACCTGAATTGGTCAAATTGGTAAAAGGTTAATTTGACTACGATAGATGAGTCATTGTATACTCGTAAATGTTTTAGTGGGTAAACATTTAACACCATATATAATTAAGTAGTGAAAACAGGAGAGGATACGATGCAAAGCCAGGTCAATTTTGAAGAACTTTATATACAACTCCAACGAAAAGTTTCGGCTGAGTCACACAAGCGTCTGGACCCACTCGTGTCAGGATCACAAGCCATGCTTTTGCGAATTCTAGATATGAACGGTCCGCAGAAGGCATCTTCTATTGCAGAACGTATGAATATTACCCCCGGAGCCGTTACGAGTCTCGCTGATAAATTGATTGCTTGCCGCTATGCCACGAGAAATCGCGACAGTACGGATCGTCGCGTCGTGCAACTGGACATAACCGATCAAGGAAGAGAAATCCTACGGCAATATAAAACCATCGTGAGAAATACCATTGAACAGTTTTTTGCAGGCGTATCAGATGAAGACAAGCAGCACTTAGTCCGCATCTATCATCAGGTTCTGAAGAATATAGAGCAACAAAGAGAGGAGCATCAAGATTGCAACAGCTAACAGACAAAAAGAAAGTGACGATTATGATCGCGATTATTACGGCCATGTTTTTCGCCGCGATCAACCAGACGATTATCGGGGTTGCCATGCCGCGTATTATTTCGAAGCTGGGTGGCATGGATTACTATTCGTGGGCGATTACGATTTATTTGCTGACCTCAACTGTCGCTTCTGTACTGGTTGGGAAGCTCTCCGATATATATGGAAGAAAACCATTTATTTTAACGGGTATCGGATTGTTTAGTATCGGAGCCTTGTTATCCGGGTTTTCCACCGATATTTTTCAACTGATTACGTATCGTGGCATTCAAGGGGCGGGTGCCGGGATCATCATGTCCACTGCTTTTACCGCCATGGGTGATCTGTACGAACCTCGTGAGCGTGCAAAATGGGGCGGTGTCATGAGTGCCGTCTTCGGCGTGTCCAGTGTGCTTGGTCCTCTGATGGGCGGCTATATCGTCGATCATCTCGACTGGCACTGGGTGTTCTGGATCTTCTTGCCGATTGGCGTAATTGCCTTCCTGTTGATCATGATTCATTTCCCGAAGGTACCGAAGCAAGAAGGAGAGTCTGTCGACTACTTCGGCTCGCTGTTCCTGACGCTTACCATCGTACCAATGCTGCTTGCCTTCTCATGGGCAGGAAATGGTCCGGGCAAATACGCTTGGGGCTCGTGGCAAATTATTGGTTTGTTTGCCGCCACAATCATTGCGTTGATCGTGTTTATTATGATTGAAATGAAAGTAAAAACGCCTGTACTTCCGCTGGGCTTGTTCAAAAACAGTATTTTTACTGTCTCCAATCTGGTCGGATTCTTCCTCAACGCAGGGATGATGGGCGCAATCATTTATGTGCCGTTCTTTGTCCAAGGGGTCAAAGGCATCTCTCCGACGATGGCTGGTTATGTGGCGATGCCAATGTCTATTGCCATGCTTGCAACCTCCGCAATCGCCGGACAAATCATGACCAAGACAGGAAAATATAAAAAGATGGCGCTGGGTGGACTTCTCGTCATGACCTTGGGCATGGTGCTGATGTATTTCATGTCGCCAACCACACCGATTTACTTGCTCGTGATCTACATGATCATTCTCGGTTTGGGGATCGGGATTGCTATGCCGGTCTTCTCCTTAACCGTGCAAAATGCAGTCGCACCGCAGCAACTGGGTGTCGCTACGGCAACGTCGCAGCTCTTCCGTAACCTCGGTGGGACCATTGGAATTGCTGTTATGGGAACCGTCATGAGTGCCAGCATGTCAGCGAAAATGACGCAACTGTCGGGAGCCATGGGTCAAGGGAACAATCCCGCAGCAGCTGATCCTGCTCTGGCAGAGAAGCTGGCGCTCTTTACGAATCCGCAAAATTTGTTGGATCAGCCGAAAATTGAAGCCACGTTGGCTAGTCTTCCACCGGATTTGCAACCGCTGTTTACTCACATGCTGGATATGATCCGGGAAGCGATGAGCTATGGGATTACGACTACGTTTTTGACTGGAGCAATCGTAGCGGGTATCGCTGTCATTATCGCGCTGTTCCTGAAGGAAGTTCCACTGCGTAGTGGGAAGATGGGACAGAAGCCGGAGGGCGAAGCAGGAAAGGCTTAATAGGAAAAGGAAGAGGGCACTTGTCCTCTTCCTTTTTTCATGGTGTATGGATTTGCTCGCGAATTACTTCTCTCCCCCCACGGAACACCCCTGTAAGGTAAAAGCAAATACAATCTCCTCCCCTTCTATCTGCACATCATACTGAGCCTGATGTTTGTCCAGCACGGCTTTGACGATGGATAGTCCTAGTCCCGTTCCGCTAAGCTGTTTACTGCGAGACTGCTCGATCACATAAAATGGCTCCCAAATTTGCTTCAATTGCGCGGCGTCTATACGTCCGACCCCATTTTTGATCGAAAAAACGACGGTATCCCCCGCCTGTCTGATCGAAATATCAATGCGTCCATTTGTCGTGTACGTGACAGCATTGCCAAGCAGATTACCGAGCACCATTTCCAGCTTGTCACGATCAGCCCACACACAATCATCCGCATCCGATTCCTTCTGGATCGTGAGCTGGATTGCTTCCTGCTGGATAAGCAACTGGTATTTCTCCAAGGTTTGTTCCAGCACAGCATGAAGAGAGACGGCCGTAAACGAATATTGATCCGTTTGATAGCGGGACAATTCCAACAGCTTATTGACCAACTCCGCGATACCGTCTGTCT
This genomic stretch from Brevibacillus sp. DP1.3A harbors:
- a CDS encoding MarR family winged helix-turn-helix transcriptional regulator — translated: MNELFQLAKILRETSTVFSTLSMQALDSSDITWQQVLILEQIAISPKTMGEISKAIDLSYSTTSGLINRLEQMNLVRRFRDKSDRRIVWAALTERVPANWTGQEGSASTPASLHSLRALILEKEILS
- a CDS encoding efflux RND transporter periplasmic adaptor subunit, with translation MIINKRIAIVALLSLTLITGCASQEDATTTAAQPAETVTPVQVATVAQGVVTSESGLTAKLAPSEEVQMSPKTGGKIASLPVKLGQAVTKGQLLFTLDTNELSNSVREQEASLRVAKANLNQAGSTSNQGLVEAQNDLTEAERGLADAKLNQQRNQQLFAQGAIAAEKMDEANTTLTKAQISYDNAKQKLQGAKQKTGVQVSAASVTESEVRLQNAREQLANATVVSPIDGFVASVTGAVGQMAGQQPIVTVVKTNPLVVKANLSEADVTKVKVGTVVKVNVQSTGKTIDAKVTAISPVMDSQLKAYPVEITIPNPSNELKSDMVVNVTFPQGSEGAKSLVIPRKAVFDREGRQYVFKLEGETAKQVEVSTGNSTSELIEAVSGLANGDKVVVKGQTLLTDGGKVSIQE
- a CDS encoding polysaccharide deacetylase family protein gives rise to the protein MIISTKLCKGIALLLTVVLVSGCSMFASKDESTERQKTEKKQKITRYTGEKSKALSHVYTGRKELALTFNGMGDDKMMKSLLDQLDTHKIKATFFLPGMRVAEEPNIAKDILTRGHEIQNNTLNQLDMSKLSYEQIYREIQLSNEIIKRETGISPRYVRTKSGDVTDDVRMAAAHLGMEAVVSYNINPKDRDLQKDAKTIGDYIARYMSRGSIISLNTDINPEVIPSIPLIAKAATDIGYQFVPLSEMVKNGGERKPLEQIPGFDAAKLNPQFENAKYELVYQVDTNKKQIALTFDDWGSDKTVTKLLDILAEHDVKATFFLRAKGVENNPNLARAMVEGGHDVANHSYNHPVITTLTTEELQKDVVKAHQVITEAIQQQPVMLFRPPTGVVDDHTAKVIAATGYKVIALYDVTTLDWDKKNSAQDIVNGVMSKTKNGSVILLHMLDDIHTIEALPIVLESLKSKGYTFVKMDDMIKQSRSGN
- a CDS encoding efflux RND transporter permease subunit, which codes for MNISELSIKRPVTMIMISVAIFIFGLVTFPRLAIELMPSLNAPVAVVVTSVEGAAPAEVEKLVTKPIENALGTVPNLDKVTSTSVNGSSSVILHFKWGTDMDQATLNMRDKVDLVRGSLPESAGSPRVLKFDPTSQPIIDLAVTGEQDVNKLKKIADDVIKTRLERINGVASVTVTGGQERIVDIIVDPAKLAAYGLTLDQIKAALENSNVSGSAGAIREGDAKTSIRVQGEFTNVDTIALTPISVGGSFIRLSDIANVTDTIKEVTNLSYIDGKPSLGIAVMKGTGGNTIKIAKDVKAELEKINSTLPANVETRIVLDTSTYIQSSVDNTVVHALAGGAIGVLMLFFFLGSLSSMLIAVIVLPVSIISTFLLMYMTGQTINLISLAGLTLGLGSLVDFAVVMLENIFRQREQGKSMMEAALIGSKEVGTAVMASALAQICVFLPIALTEGIVAELFAPLALTVVFSHIAALVFTFLLVPMMSARMLKTVPEHTNHENYRGFNPLIWFNIGFHKVEKGYQRVLKWALGHRKTVIGSAFAMLIGSLLLVPSLGAGFFPDMDQGLIQVEIKLPKGTILTETEKVMKQVEEVVNQVPEKKLVKSSVGGGDGISESGASTSHNATIELHVGEISTRQRSTEEIAVGLQEQVKHIAGADIKVKSLSGGMGGGAAISIEIRGDDLDVLTELSEIVKGEIAKVPGTMNVSTSVQEMSQEFDVKVNTEKASLYGLTTNEILSAVRTSFHGQTVTQYRTGEDEIDINLKLPEDYKEDINYLKNLRISTPTGAQISLTSVATISKVDVPPSIERKNMTREVTVTSDLIGDNLQAASTEITSIINKLNVPDGYTIEMGGQSEDMGNSFVNLGIAILLSVVLVYMVMAAQFESLFSPFIIMFSVPPSLTGVILGLLFTGTPITVSVLIGYILLIGLVVNNAIVLIDLINQLREKGWELHEAILHAGPARLRPILMTTLTTIMAIAPLSVAAGSGLELQAPMATTVMYGLIFSTMITLILVPVVTVWFDEMGQKRRNKRKQKQEKKSLTTLESTNA